In the genome of Cyanobium sp. ATX 6F1, one region contains:
- a CDS encoding autotransporter outer membrane beta-barrel domain-containing protein: protein MSSPIKNALKPLLKGSRAAAIGALGSVCLLACGSQLNAYAQTTITVDNKSGLTSSTSGNLGWFYGFNQGGNINWNSLPFTGSTSFPLPTGGKGGTLQIILADPTGIKTGQSPGTVLIGPGYSQLYEFATATNPYTLDISWVNNFSFPSTVAAPGLNSIGIKPTLTRSAIYSKYTTFAKELGYGDLVISNQFLTSAFSNNVRSPFSLPPGTAPTSNPQAYQFILNPGQAVIPGAINLISNAVAADINTSSFDNIWGDFLRRVQAKSSFKLYSPPYKSDLPAATVTGSTINNIPAASIFGNLAVANNYAATTTLDPSKIYYNGSARFTGLQFTGVPTGPSTTTTAYIPTPSDISAQLLWKTKQKNHNIIIPNTQNAATMEVSASDAAKLQPGMFLVSSNNYFTNLSGGTTSDVMIMAITPNSGSNNSVTLTLYSPGGNLQTTAPKNENNAVVLFSNINDRSQANSPAAVWLANKWPLDSNQTLDNQVYCNSTMDCPVSKWVGQIKTQLNQAINWGSLASTLPTGDTLINTVWANPANWYTNTDENGNPAYNIYSAFWHTQDVATAFDTNQDPYKSFAAAYGFSVDENPYTGFPGSSSLPTLQVPSKWDGTLQAGNPVTITLQEWGSTPPPDPCSAVDDVVCWNAASGPFSLNTNWTSSQLPNPGTPFSLISFQAPYAITGGTATNNITNFKAQGIEYGVGTGSYTIDGAPITLTGRNGFAISNESGTTQTISAPLTLTGSSRLSLNVTEDSSLTLTGGLTSAQGWRKAGSGLLSLDGLSKGTESTGRISIAGGTLSLKNNSNISNYAGIGSALSTVIEGSGTLPGTGKSSIQGMLVPGDMDSPIGRLAFTGDLNIGYGGGAILHNLSVNPASSDLISAAGILTISPQNSTLSIGSVTGTTASYWIPLITAGSDSSVSGAFSRIFGLSENRTIVYRTSGSRPGVFLHYNGDTPIPTGDCIDPGNPANDANPYATTFCGGRLIINTNSSNDNWLLEKVSGAGTNRIDLAGYSGNSNFTGVFSGEGDLTLENTGQTFNGSMTLSGDSTYTGLTTIRTGARVFINGSIAPSASLTVQSGGLVGGNGLLPSTALNPGAIIAPGNSIGTLTAANLTLNGGTIAAEIRGPQNDRINVTGNVTDFTGTAALIPFGGGSPFPGFVYTVVDASNSTNFASSSSLNLDQSSVSSALLRFGTTLRQNPLNNPQTFAVQWKPNSTTGATTAAMQALGNGSNNALCLAGSLDRAFNALTDVATNNKNNSGNAIGATGFTSGQAKAAGMSSGFVEALNNLVLLPSSNQLVSAVNSLSAQPYAAFQSVGLETLKQQRETVLAQAGQCLNNGWIINGKKAKNPLCAFALAQNNSSSVRGNADLASYNAGVFSSGIGLEYYPSNQWSVGVSYGYGTSYANNFSTSSASINAGVNSLNLFSQYRPSEQWHVRGLLGYSSFNIDASRSIAFIGNDSSLTSNTNGNGFTAAIETDYAFPLTKPSSPTQAVIKPLLGLAWGSYAQSGFSESGNALALSVNGNTSNSLVTTAGVEFSTSPIPLNTSKTMSIRPSLLVAYQVDALANNSSNKSMMSTFSEASSACESCKTEGQNLGTNGLNITAGVDLQFNDSTSLYVNASYETFTNASQYGYGGGLRVRF, encoded by the coding sequence TCAAGGCGGCAATATCAATTGGAATTCCCTACCCTTCACTGGCTCTACTTCCTTCCCATTGCCAACGGGGGGAAAAGGCGGAACCTTGCAGATCATTTTGGCAGACCCGACCGGCATCAAAACCGGCCAATCACCTGGCACCGTTTTAATTGGCCCAGGCTACAGTCAGTTGTATGAATTTGCAACAGCAACCAACCCTTACACACTTGACATTAGCTGGGTAAATAATTTTAGCTTTCCCTCAACCGTTGCAGCGCCAGGGCTGAACTCGATTGGAATTAAACCGACCCTAACGCGGAGCGCAATTTACAGCAAATACACCACCTTTGCAAAGGAGCTGGGCTACGGAGACCTAGTCATTAGCAATCAGTTCTTAACCTCAGCTTTCTCTAATAACGTCAGAAGCCCATTCAGCCTCCCACCTGGCACCGCTCCGACCAGCAATCCTCAGGCTTACCAGTTCATCCTAAATCCCGGTCAGGCTGTGATCCCGGGAGCCATCAACCTCATTTCCAATGCAGTGGCAGCGGACATAAATACATCCTCTTTTGATAACATATGGGGAGATTTTCTGAGACGCGTTCAAGCGAAGAGCAGCTTTAAACTATATTCCCCACCGTACAAATCGGATTTACCAGCAGCAACCGTGACGGGCTCTACCATCAATAATATCCCTGCAGCAAGCATCTTTGGCAACTTAGCAGTCGCGAACAACTACGCCGCCACCACAACACTAGACCCTTCAAAAATTTACTACAACGGATCCGCTAGATTCACGGGCCTTCAATTCACAGGCGTTCCAACCGGCCCGAGCACAACAACAACAGCCTATATCCCAACACCAAGCGATATTTCGGCTCAACTTCTCTGGAAAACCAAACAAAAAAACCACAATATTATCATCCCGAACACCCAAAACGCAGCAACGATGGAGGTGTCTGCCAGTGATGCTGCCAAGTTGCAGCCTGGGATGTTCCTGGTTAGCAGCAATAATTACTTCACCAATCTCTCAGGTGGCACTACGTCTGATGTGATGATCATGGCCATCACGCCCAACAGCGGCAGCAACAACAGCGTAACCCTTACGCTGTACTCGCCAGGGGGCAATCTACAGACCACAGCACCCAAAAATGAAAACAACGCTGTCGTACTTTTTTCCAATATCAACGATCGTTCGCAGGCCAACTCACCGGCTGCTGTCTGGCTTGCAAACAAGTGGCCGCTGGATTCCAACCAGACTCTAGACAACCAGGTATATTGCAACTCCACAATGGACTGTCCCGTTTCAAAATGGGTCGGGCAAATCAAAACCCAGCTCAATCAAGCAATCAACTGGGGTTCGCTGGCCTCCACGCTGCCTACTGGCGACACTTTGATCAATACCGTTTGGGCGAACCCTGCTAATTGGTACACCAATACCGATGAAAACGGGAATCCTGCTTACAACATCTATTCGGCGTTCTGGCACACGCAGGATGTTGCTACAGCATTTGACACTAACCAAGATCCTTACAAATCTTTTGCCGCTGCCTACGGATTCTCCGTAGATGAGAATCCGTACACCGGCTTTCCTGGTAGTTCGTCGCTTCCGACCTTACAGGTTCCATCCAAGTGGGACGGAACCCTTCAAGCCGGCAATCCCGTGACGATCACCTTGCAGGAGTGGGGCAGCACTCCACCGCCAGACCCCTGCAGCGCGGTTGATGACGTGGTGTGCTGGAACGCAGCCTCAGGCCCATTCAGCCTAAACACAAACTGGACATCCTCTCAACTTCCTAACCCAGGCACTCCCTTTAGCCTGATCAGTTTCCAGGCTCCTTATGCCATTACTGGTGGAACGGCTACCAATAACATCACCAACTTCAAGGCCCAGGGAATTGAATATGGGGTTGGGACTGGATCTTACACAATCGATGGAGCCCCCATCACACTCACCGGCCGCAATGGGTTCGCCATCAGCAACGAGAGCGGCACTACTCAGACTATTTCGGCGCCGCTGACTCTGACCGGCAGCTCGCGCCTGAGCCTCAACGTGACGGAAGACTCCAGCCTCACCCTCACCGGCGGCTTAACCTCTGCCCAGGGCTGGCGGAAAGCTGGAAGTGGGCTGCTCTCCCTGGATGGGCTCAGCAAAGGCACTGAGAGCACCGGCCGGATCTCCATCGCCGGCGGTACTCTTTCTCTTAAAAACAACAGCAACATTTCCAATTATGCCGGCATCGGCTCTGCCCTATCTACGGTGATCGAAGGTTCAGGTACCCTGCCGGGCACGGGAAAGAGCTCCATTCAAGGTATGTTGGTTCCTGGCGATATGGATTCACCGATCGGCCGACTGGCCTTCACAGGTGATCTAAACATTGGCTATGGCGGCGGTGCCATTCTTCACAATCTCTCCGTAAATCCTGCCAGCAGCGACTTGATAAGTGCTGCCGGCATTCTCACGATTTCCCCTCAAAACAGCACTCTCTCGATCGGCTCAGTTACTGGCACTACAGCCTCCTATTGGATCCCATTGATAACCGCAGGCAGTGACAGCTCGGTGAGTGGGGCTTTCAGTCGCATCTTTGGCCTTAGCGAAAACCGAACCATCGTCTACCGAACATCAGGGAGCCGCCCCGGGGTCTTTCTGCATTACAACGGAGATACACCCATTCCAACAGGTGATTGCATAGACCCTGGCAATCCCGCCAACGATGCAAATCCCTATGCCACCACCTTCTGTGGAGGCAGGCTGATAATTAACACCAACTCGTCTAATGATAACTGGCTACTAGAAAAGGTATCAGGCGCCGGCACGAACCGCATCGATCTTGCTGGCTATTCTGGCAACTCAAACTTCACTGGGGTTTTCAGCGGAGAAGGAGATTTGACATTAGAGAATACTGGTCAGACCTTCAATGGATCAATGACGCTCAGCGGCGACAGCACCTACACAGGGCTTACCACCATACGCACTGGTGCCAGAGTCTTCATCAACGGCTCGATTGCACCGTCCGCTTCACTGACAGTTCAGTCTGGCGGATTAGTCGGAGGCAACGGTCTTCTGCCTAGCACGGCGTTGAATCCTGGTGCAATAATTGCTCCTGGCAATTCGATCGGCACCCTAACCGCTGCGAATCTCACCCTGAACGGCGGCACGATTGCAGCAGAAATCCGGGGGCCGCAGAACGACCGCATCAATGTAACTGGCAATGTGACCGACTTCACCGGCACAGCTGCGCTGATCCCCTTCGGGGGTGGTTCACCTTTTCCGGGCTTTGTCTACACTGTCGTTGACGCGTCCAACAGTACCAACTTCGCCTCATCCTCAAGCCTGAATCTGGATCAGTCGTCTGTGAGCAGTGCTTTGCTGCGGTTCGGCACAACCCTGCGTCAGAACCCCCTAAATAATCCTCAAACCTTCGCAGTGCAGTGGAAACCCAATAGCACTACCGGAGCCACCACTGCCGCGATGCAGGCACTGGGCAACGGCAGCAATAATGCCCTCTGCCTGGCAGGATCTCTGGACAGAGCCTTTAACGCCCTTACGGACGTCGCCACCAACAACAAGAACAACAGTGGTAATGCCATCGGTGCCACTGGCTTCACCTCAGGCCAGGCCAAAGCAGCGGGAATGAGCTCTGGCTTTGTGGAAGCCCTCAACAACTTGGTGTTGCTGCCATCCAGCAACCAACTGGTGTCGGCCGTGAACTCGCTTTCCGCCCAGCCCTATGCGGCCTTCCAATCTGTGGGACTTGAAACCCTTAAGCAGCAGCGCGAAACGGTGCTTGCCCAGGCTGGGCAATGCCTGAACAACGGCTGGATCATCAACGGCAAGAAGGCGAAGAATCCACTCTGTGCCTTTGCCTTGGCCCAGAACAACAGCAGTTCCGTTCGCGGCAACGCCGACTTGGCCTCTTACAATGCTGGGGTATTTTCAAGTGGTATTGGCCTGGAGTACTACCCCTCCAACCAATGGAGTGTGGGTGTGAGTTACGGCTACGGTACCTCATATGCCAACAATTTCTCAACATCATCCGCCTCAATCAACGCAGGCGTGAATAGCCTCAACCTTTTTTCCCAGTACAGGCCTTCAGAGCAATGGCATGTGCGCGGACTGCTGGGCTACAGCAGCTTTAATATCGATGCAAGCAGATCCATCGCTTTTATCGGCAATGACTCCTCCCTCACCTCCAACACAAACGGCAATGGGTTTACTGCTGCCATCGAAACTGACTACGCATTCCCACTCACCAAACCGTCCTCGCCCACCCAGGCAGTAATCAAGCCGCTTCTAGGACTTGCCTGGGGCAGTTATGCACAATCAGGATTCTCCGAATCAGGCAATGCTCTCGCACTCTCCGTAAATGGCAATACATCTAATAGCCTTGTAACGACTGCAGGCGTTGAGTTCAGCACCAGCCCAATCCCTCTGAACACATCAAAAACAATGAGCATTCGGCCCTCACTATTGGTGGCCTATCAGGTGGACGCACTTGCGAACAATAGCTCTAACAAGTCAATGATGTCGACGTTCTCTGAAGCCTCCAGCGCCTGCGAATCATGTAAGACAGAGGGCCAGAACCTGGGGACCAATGGCTTAAATATAACCGCTGGTGTTGACTTGCAATTTAACGATTCAACATCTCTCTACGTTAATGCCTCTTACGAGACATTCACCAACGCTTCCCAGTATGGATACGGCGGTGGCTTGCGTGTTCGCTTCTAA
- a CDS encoding site-specific integrase, translating to MQLIGRIYQIVATGQQTVKGALQTVVDGSDTMKTGTNWSSAVDGLRAELMNGRNEILPATWKSNYQQYMEEALRILDGPNPPHDGHGLLQRTLERWKGKAASRAACCIAIRNLTDHAMARHHAAACWTITAPIVKNLRGKTSEKRTKATLSDSEMLYLIEGVDRRNPGWANVLRALALFGLRPIELQHLVPKPDDQGVLRMWCSYRKNCGGQLTAPRWLLPAPLHMASGERQDWNITGAMVAGLLEIPEGRDGGFRVLNGHYVEQFLRIQPEWKELKAIYTARGEWLRPYTFRDSYSLRCHQRGVEVGAIASAMGHSLAVHASSYRWASEATTAAAFEAAFPA from the coding sequence ATGCAACTGATCGGCAGGATCTACCAGATCGTGGCAACCGGCCAGCAGACGGTGAAGGGTGCCCTGCAAACGGTCGTGGATGGCAGCGACACCATGAAGACGGGCACCAACTGGAGCTCCGCCGTGGATGGCCTGCGGGCGGAACTGATGAATGGGCGGAATGAAATCCTCCCGGCGACGTGGAAGTCCAACTACCAGCAGTACATGGAGGAAGCCCTGCGGATCTTGGATGGCCCGAACCCACCTCACGATGGGCATGGGCTCCTCCAGCGCACTCTTGAGCGGTGGAAGGGCAAAGCGGCCAGCCGTGCGGCCTGCTGCATCGCCATCCGCAACCTGACCGATCACGCTATGGCCAGGCATCACGCGGCGGCCTGTTGGACCATCACGGCGCCGATCGTGAAGAACCTTCGAGGGAAGACATCAGAGAAGCGGACCAAGGCCACCCTTTCTGATTCGGAAATGCTCTACCTCATTGAGGGAGTGGATCGCCGGAATCCTGGTTGGGCGAACGTGCTCCGTGCCCTGGCCCTGTTCGGGCTGCGGCCCATCGAGTTGCAGCATCTGGTCCCAAAACCTGACGACCAAGGGGTGTTGAGGATGTGGTGCAGCTACCGGAAGAACTGCGGCGGCCAGCTCACGGCGCCCCGCTGGCTGCTGCCTGCGCCGCTGCACATGGCCTCTGGAGAGCGTCAGGATTGGAACATCACCGGGGCGATGGTGGCGGGCTTGCTGGAAATCCCAGAGGGGCGTGATGGTGGATTCAGGGTGCTGAATGGCCACTACGTGGAGCAGTTCCTTCGAATCCAACCGGAATGGAAGGAACTGAAGGCGATCTACACCGCCAGGGGGGAATGGTTGCGGCCTTACACCTTCCGGGACAGTTACAGCCTGCGGTGCCACCAGCGAGGGGTGGAAGTGGGAGCGATCGCCTCCGCCATGGGCCACAGCCTGGCGGTCCATGCCAGCAGCTACAGGTGGGCATCAGAGGCAACCACTGCTGCGGCGTTTGAAGCGGCCTTCCCTGCCTGA
- a CDS encoding virulence-associated E family protein has product MAIDYGARSVTPTEAAALGYRYQGHVTGGLLLPFGGDFGQLRCDDPPVAPNGERLKYLNRVGKPQSAVTFGSGDPKIATEGWKDALRLHLATCQAVQGIAGVTAHKLLAPSVELLIYDADARDNPAVWSQLIAAGLNRSRLRLAFFPVDLAGPKGGACEFFKAATYGAFESIERFKARELIRLLSQQWDRNLRVDWQPLAMRHLARLAVLAGFNRDAVRQLVAGAAKGIGFPVDSARRIVTVEQHKQAPPPKPLPADAPPEAQLVTCAGAVPEWSANAGSWANALGAGVGDRLRMNLLSSRIEFDGRDLRADTEELLYVCAQQATWKVNKVDCFDGTRQVARAHSFHPVREYLERVAADPTLPTIDLDAIAARYLSVDDSLSAAMIRCKLIEAVARIYEPGCPSVGVVVLRGAQGIGKTEFWQALAGAFYVTSRDTDNGKDQAMSMHRAWFYDFDELDKMTTAKQAASVRSTVSTNCDTFRPPYARREETFPRQFVMVAAVNGDGFLTDKEGNRRFLVIDCPHRKDSGAFIDGPGAKRDRDAIWKAAVEAYRDGAPWRLTPAEQAASNVRNSNWEAVDEWEPALASWAQTSRTPGGFDTREAIVGANLRLLESITRADEMRASDALKRAGFVRRKHEVHRPGKPKARVWLPGGGDMDRHSQPGGPSLAQPAQPWRNFFEEVAPAETHSSASDLPPLTQPTQPFLDYFEEERHKGSPLEGVHTLPSNKEGEKAAPVAPTPQTGCETADLGCRTTPGGPPTVAPEDGPPPGGLLTTREAVAEALRALKLAATHPSVTRQVLGHLGAGYGRLAVTAAIEALRDEERADDPTALTR; this is encoded by the coding sequence GTGGCCATCGACTACGGCGCCCGCAGCGTCACCCCAACTGAGGCCGCGGCCCTGGGCTACCGCTACCAGGGCCACGTGACCGGGGGCCTCCTGCTGCCCTTCGGTGGTGACTTCGGGCAACTGCGTTGCGACGATCCACCTGTCGCACCCAACGGCGAACGCCTCAAGTACCTCAACCGGGTCGGGAAGCCGCAGAGCGCCGTCACCTTCGGCAGCGGTGACCCGAAGATCGCCACCGAAGGCTGGAAGGATGCCCTGCGACTGCACCTGGCCACCTGTCAGGCGGTGCAGGGCATCGCTGGGGTCACGGCCCACAAACTCCTGGCGCCATCGGTGGAGCTGTTGATCTATGACGCCGACGCCCGCGATAACCCGGCAGTCTGGTCCCAGTTGATCGCTGCAGGACTGAATCGCAGCAGGCTGCGATTGGCGTTCTTCCCCGTTGACCTGGCCGGGCCGAAGGGGGGCGCTTGTGAGTTCTTCAAGGCCGCGACCTATGGGGCGTTCGAATCCATCGAGCGGTTCAAGGCCCGTGAGCTGATCCGCCTGCTGTCACAGCAATGGGACCGCAACCTACGGGTGGATTGGCAGCCGCTGGCCATGCGTCACCTGGCGCGGCTGGCCGTGCTGGCGGGGTTTAACCGCGATGCGGTGCGCCAGTTGGTGGCTGGCGCAGCAAAGGGCATCGGGTTCCCTGTGGACTCCGCCAGGCGGATTGTCACCGTCGAGCAGCACAAGCAAGCCCCGCCGCCGAAGCCGCTACCGGCTGATGCCCCACCAGAGGCGCAGCTTGTTACCTGCGCCGGGGCGGTGCCGGAGTGGAGCGCCAACGCAGGCTCGTGGGCCAATGCCCTAGGGGCTGGCGTTGGCGATCGTCTGCGCATGAACCTGCTGAGTTCCCGCATCGAGTTCGATGGCCGCGACCTGCGGGCCGACACCGAGGAACTGTTGTACGTCTGCGCTCAGCAGGCGACCTGGAAGGTCAACAAGGTTGATTGCTTCGACGGCACCCGCCAAGTGGCCCGCGCCCATAGCTTTCATCCGGTGCGGGAGTACCTGGAGCGGGTGGCTGCCGATCCAACGCTGCCCACGATCGACCTGGATGCCATCGCCGCCCGTTACCTGAGCGTTGATGATTCGCTGAGCGCCGCAATGATCCGCTGCAAGCTGATCGAAGCAGTTGCTCGCATCTATGAGCCCGGCTGCCCATCGGTGGGGGTAGTTGTGCTGCGGGGGGCACAAGGCATCGGCAAGACCGAGTTCTGGCAAGCCCTGGCCGGAGCGTTCTATGTCACCAGCCGCGACACCGACAACGGCAAGGATCAGGCGATGTCGATGCACCGCGCCTGGTTCTACGACTTCGACGAGCTGGACAAAATGACGACCGCCAAACAGGCGGCATCGGTGCGCTCCACAGTTTCAACCAACTGCGACACGTTCCGCCCGCCCTATGCCCGGCGGGAAGAAACCTTCCCCCGGCAGTTCGTGATGGTGGCAGCCGTCAATGGCGACGGATTCCTAACCGACAAGGAAGGCAATCGGCGGTTCTTGGTGATCGACTGCCCGCATCGCAAGGACAGCGGGGCCTTCATTGATGGCCCCGGCGCGAAACGCGACAGGGACGCGATCTGGAAGGCGGCGGTGGAGGCATACCGGGACGGGGCACCGTGGCGGCTGACGCCAGCGGAGCAGGCTGCCAGCAACGTCCGCAACAGCAATTGGGAGGCGGTTGACGAATGGGAGCCGGCCCTGGCGAGTTGGGCTCAGACCTCACGGACGCCCGGTGGATTCGACACCCGAGAGGCAATCGTTGGCGCGAACCTGCGGCTGCTTGAGTCGATCACCAGGGCCGATGAAATGCGAGCCTCCGACGCGCTCAAGCGAGCGGGTTTCGTGCGAAGGAAGCACGAAGTCCACCGGCCCGGCAAACCGAAGGCGCGGGTCTGGCTGCCGGGCGGGGGTGACATGGACCGTCACAGCCAGCCGGGAGGGCCGTCCTTGGCGCAACCGGCGCAACCTTGGCGCAACTTTTTCGAGGAGGTTGCACCAGCCGAAACCCATAGCAGCGCAAGCGACCTGCCCCCCTTGACGCAACCTACGCAACCTTTTTTGGATTACTTCGAGGAAGAAAGACATAAGGGGTCACCCCTAGAGGGGGTGCATACCCTTCCTAGTAACAAGGAGGGGGAAAAGGCTGCGCCGGTTGCGCCAACGCCCCAAACCGGCTGTGAAACAGCCGATCTGGGATGCCGCACCACCCCGGGGGGGCCTCCGACGGTTGCGCCAGAGGACGGCCCACCCCCCGGCGGGCTGCTGACTACGCGGGAGGCCGTGGCCGAGGCGCTGCGGGCGTTGAAGCTGGCCGCGACCCACCCCAGCGTTACCCGCCAAGTGCTGGGGCACCTGGGCGCGGGATATGGGCGCCTGGCGGTGACGGCGGCAATCGAAGCCCTGCGGGATGAGGAGCGCGCCGACGACCCGACAGCATTGACCCGTTAA
- the terL gene encoding phage terminase large subunit, with translation MDLAELEAQLAERPAGTFKEFVSRVAPQVAFYRHVELLADVLQRVADGGHRRVLILLPPRSGKSLLSSRLLSAYYLRRHPGLWVGMSSYGADLAEGFSREARGFYTADGGTLDRSSKSVGQWVTGAGGGCWATGVGGATTGRGFSLGIVDDPTKDAQQADSPTYRERMVSWWESTFATRAEPGAALVVVQTRWHISDLAGHLLAKEAEAPEGWHVVNLPAIAEQQNEPTAWSQEPDFREPGEPLCPERFDSDALAKIRAGMSARWWEALYQQRPSIAAGSVFVREWFKFYEPPEVPRNFVRLVASIDCTFKGTDGSDFVSLQVWGQHSTGIWLLDNDTRRLGFTGTLSAITASHQRWHWGELLIEDAANGPAVIDTLIRQAQGFSVRAVRPLGGKVARANAAAVQLEQGQVWFPRSAPWLQGFVDELLSFPSGAHDDQVDAMTQALNYIAGTGPMRVSTAIYGRGNGTPTREPFSPLPDEDWKRRSQLETAKQAARKGAVGFRGVFHS, from the coding sequence ATGGACCTGGCGGAGCTTGAGGCGCAACTGGCTGAAAGGCCCGCGGGCACGTTCAAGGAGTTCGTTTCCCGCGTGGCCCCTCAAGTCGCCTTCTACCGCCATGTCGAGCTGTTGGCCGACGTGCTCCAGCGGGTTGCTGATGGTGGGCACCGCCGGGTGCTGATTCTGCTGCCACCACGGTCTGGGAAAAGCCTCTTGTCCTCGCGGTTGCTGTCTGCTTACTACCTTCGCCGTCACCCTGGCCTGTGGGTTGGGATGAGCAGCTATGGCGCCGACCTTGCCGAGGGCTTCAGCCGCGAGGCGCGAGGGTTCTACACCGCTGATGGGGGAACCCTGGACCGTTCGAGCAAGTCTGTGGGCCAATGGGTGACGGGTGCTGGTGGCGGGTGCTGGGCGACGGGTGTCGGTGGTGCGACGACCGGCAGGGGATTCTCGCTGGGGATCGTTGACGACCCGACCAAAGACGCGCAGCAGGCCGACAGCCCCACCTACCGGGAAAGGATGGTGAGCTGGTGGGAATCAACGTTCGCAACCCGTGCAGAGCCTGGAGCGGCCCTAGTGGTTGTACAAACCCGATGGCACATCTCCGACCTTGCTGGGCACCTATTGGCGAAGGAAGCGGAGGCACCGGAGGGTTGGCATGTTGTGAACCTGCCTGCCATTGCTGAACAGCAGAACGAGCCCACTGCCTGGTCGCAGGAACCGGACTTTCGGGAGCCTGGTGAGCCGCTGTGTCCTGAAAGGTTCGACTCCGATGCATTGGCCAAGATCCGGGCAGGAATGTCGGCCCGATGGTGGGAGGCGCTCTATCAACAACGGCCCAGCATTGCTGCCGGGTCGGTGTTCGTTCGGGAGTGGTTCAAGTTCTACGAACCGCCAGAGGTGCCAAGAAACTTTGTCCGCCTAGTGGCTTCGATCGACTGCACGTTCAAGGGCACCGATGGCTCTGATTTTGTCTCCTTGCAGGTCTGGGGTCAGCACAGCACCGGCATCTGGCTGCTGGATAACGACACCCGCCGACTGGGCTTCACCGGAACTCTTTCGGCCATCACCGCCAGCCACCAGCGGTGGCATTGGGGCGAACTGCTGATCGAAGACGCGGCCAACGGGCCTGCGGTGATCGACACGCTAATTCGCCAGGCGCAGGGCTTTTCTGTGAGGGCGGTCAGGCCGTTGGGCGGGAAGGTGGCACGGGCGAACGCTGCGGCTGTGCAGCTCGAACAGGGCCAGGTGTGGTTCCCACGGTCGGCGCCATGGTTACAGGGTTTCGTGGATGAGCTGCTGAGCTTCCCCAGCGGCGCACATGACGATCAGGTGGACGCCATGACCCAGGCGCTCAACTACATCGCAGGCACCGGACCCATGCGGGTGAGCACCGCCATTTATGGCCGTGGCAATGGCACCCCCACGCGTGAGCCGTTCTCGCCTCTGCCGGATGAGGATTGGAAGCGCAGGAGTCAACTAGAGACGGCGAAGCAGGCCGCCCGCAAGGGAGCGGTGGGGTTTCGTGGCGTTTTTCATTCGTAA
- a CDS encoding class I SAM-dependent RNA methyltransferase — protein MTEPFEAVAVLPQGLEAEGAAELVALGGADVRPLRRAASFRSDAAGFMRLHLRARLPFRLLRQLASFPCTSPRELYAGVQAAADWDLWLPPSASFRVEVSGSAPGLSHSHYSALQVKNALVDLQRQRWGERSSIDLDNPDLALHLHLGGGRAALSVEGSSSSLHRRGYRAALGLAPLKENLAAGLIALSGWDGTVPLADPLCGSGTLLIEAACWALGRAPGLLEQAGGVPRARTFAFERWPEFDPVSWRDELAAAIALRRDTLSDGSALAPIVGWERDPAVLEQARTNAQAAGVAPWLQLSQGDARDFVPPERPGVLVCNPPYGERLGADEDLEALYADLGQVLKERCSGWNLWLLSGNPTLTGALRMKARRKIPVSNGGLDCRWLHYEIR, from the coding sequence ATGACCGAACCGTTCGAGGCTGTGGCGGTGCTGCCCCAGGGGCTGGAGGCCGAGGGGGCCGCCGAACTCGTTGCCCTGGGGGGAGCGGACGTGCGGCCCTTGCGGCGGGCCGCCAGCTTTCGCAGCGATGCCGCGGGCTTCATGCGCCTGCACCTGCGCGCCCGCCTGCCCTTTCGGCTGCTGCGCCAGCTGGCCTCCTTCCCCTGCACCAGCCCCCGGGAGCTCTACGCGGGCGTGCAGGCCGCCGCCGACTGGGACCTGTGGCTGCCCCCCTCGGCCAGCTTCCGTGTGGAGGTGAGCGGCTCGGCGCCGGGCCTGAGCCACAGCCACTACAGCGCTCTGCAAGTGAAAAATGCCCTGGTGGACCTGCAACGCCAGCGCTGGGGCGAGCGCTCCAGCATCGACCTGGACAACCCCGACCTCGCCCTGCATCTGCACCTGGGCGGCGGCCGGGCCGCCCTGAGCGTGGAGGGCTCCAGCTCCAGCCTGCACCGCCGCGGCTACCGCGCCGCCCTGGGCCTGGCGCCGCTCAAGGAGAACCTGGCCGCCGGTCTGATCGCCCTCAGCGGCTGGGATGGCACGGTGCCCCTGGCCGACCCCCTCTGCGGCTCCGGCACCTTGCTGATCGAGGCGGCCTGCTGGGCGCTGGGGCGCGCGCCCGGGCTGCTGGAGCAGGCGGGCGGAGTTCCGCGGGCCCGCACATTTGCCTTCGAGCGCTGGCCGGAATTCGATCCCGTCAGCTGGCGCGATGAACTGGCCGCCGCAATCGCCCTGCGCCGCGACACCCTCTCAGATGGCTCGGCGCTGGCGCCGATCGTGGGCTGGGAGCGGGACCCCGCCGTGCTGGAGCAGGCCCGCACCAACGCCCAGGCCGCCGGGGTGGCCCCCTGGCTGCAGCTGAGCCAGGGGGATGCCCGCGATTTCGTGCCACCGGAGCGACCCGGCGTGCTGGTCTGCAACCCGCCCTACGGCGAGCGCCTTGGCGCCGATGAGGATCTTGAAGCCCTCTACGCCGACCTGGGCCAGGTGCTCAAGGAACGCTGCTCCGGCTGGAATTTGTGGCTGCTGAGCGGCAACCCCACCCTCACGGGCGCCCTGCGCATGAAGGCGCGCCGCAAGATTCCCGTGAGCAACGGCGGCCTCGATTGCCGCTGGCTGCACTACGAGATCCGCTGA